In the genome of Apostichopus japonicus isolate 1M-3 chromosome 15, ASM3797524v1, whole genome shotgun sequence, one region contains:
- the LOC139981292 gene encoding 4-galactosyl-N-acetylglucosaminide 3-alpha-L-fucosyltransferase 9-like, with product MNQIKRIKKFLLTFFATTFMVTTLFYLPPTNEMYEYETGVSQGNVILSILRNGLFFRAAHESCQKRVVLFGIRQDWFSFCKHGAGARYRSLVKFPRVINCPLTECSVLLNHTKEPSEIKHYDAVVFTNVFHWLTPEMWNWVHGNRTRNQKWIMITQDSPLYITGLQPPQKYGNDTYDWSVTYKNDADFSHPYGFYERFDNGQVRDVNLKNFLNPKRGLLAWVASHCETLQWDRLKFVKDLDKLIPVETYGKCGDEQLPWDRETLLFDVIRKYKFYLSLENSCCDDYITEKFWRALKLGVVPVVVGAPLEHYIQKAPPNSFIHVDQFGSISELAIHLIELSGNDEKYLEYFKWRKEGKVVSVPQYEQYLRPIKDQTHCDIAERLMNSHSRSYVRKKKMHYFGPTWAGSCHDCGAKSWVSAYMLPQNYSRKNNDVWAK from the coding sequence ATGAATCAGATTAAGAGGATTAAGAAGTTTCTTCTAACTTTCTTTGCAACGAcattcatggtaaccacattaTTTTATTTACCTCCCACTAATGAAATGTATGAATACGAGACTGGGGTTTCTCAAGGGAATGTGATTTTATCGATTTTGAGAAATGGGCTATTTTTCCGAGCGGCGCATGAATCATGTCAAAAACGTGTTGTATTATTCGGTATAAGGCAAGACTGGTTTTCGTTCTGTAAACACGGTGCTGGTGCTCGCTATAGATCTCTCGTAAAGTTTCCTCGGGTGATCAACTGCCCACTCACGGAATGTTCTGTACTTCTAAACCACACGAAGGAACCAAGTGAAATAAAGCACTACGACGCAGTCGTATTCACCAATGTGTTTCACTGGTTGACGCCGGAAATGTGGAACTGGGTACACGGCAATCGGACGAGAAATCAAAAGTGGATTATGATTACCCAAGATAGTCCGCTTTATATCACTGGGTTACAGCCCCCTCAAAAGTACGGGAACGACACTTACGACTGGTCAGTCACTTATAAGAACGACGCTGACTTTTCTCATCCCTATGGATTCTACGAACGTTTCGATAATGGCCAAGTCAGAGACGTTAATCTCAAGAATTTCTTGAATCCGAAGCGGGGTCTGTTAGCCTGGGTGGCGAGTCATTGCGAGACTTTGCAATGGGATCgactcaaatttgtcaaagatcTCGATAAATTGATCCCTGTGGAGACGTATGGCAAATGTGGTGACGAACAGTTGCCATGGGATAGGGAGACACTGTTATTCGATGTGATACGCAAGTACAAGTTCTATTTGAGTTTAGAGAACAGTTGTTGTGACGACTACATCACGGAGAAATTTTGGCGCGCACTGAAGCTTGGTGTAGTACCCGTCGTCGTTGGAGCGCCGTTAGAGCATTATATCCAGAAAGCACCACCAAATTCGTTCATACACGTCGACCAATTTGGATCGATATCGGAGTTAGCTATCCATTTGATAGAATTAAGTGGCAACGATGAaaaatatttggaatattttaaatGGAGAAAAGAAGGGAAGGTGGTCAGTGTTCCTCAATACGAGCAGTACCTTCGTCCAATTAAGGATCAGACACACTGTGATATCGCAGAGAGGCTAATGAATAGTCACAGCAGAAGTTATGTCAGGAAGAAGAAAATGCATTATTTTGGGCCAACTTGGGCCGGAAGTTGCCACGATTGCGGAGCAAAGAGTTGGGTAAGCGCTTACATGCTCCCGCAGAATTATTCTAGAAAAAATAATGATGTTTGGGCGAAGTGA